The proteins below come from a single Salvelinus alpinus chromosome 18, SLU_Salpinus.1, whole genome shotgun sequence genomic window:
- the LOC139544491 gene encoding synaptic vesicle 2-related protein-like isoform X2, which translates to MSNWGKTSNISYQQWRDPEISVVTFRGTAGDSLRHDEEDQCGDYEVYTTGMQTVDLGERRTGQDPTEDTFTVEDAVEAIGFGKFQWKLSILTGLSWMADAMEMMILSIISPQLHCEWMLPSWKVAMLTSVVFIGMMFSSTLWGNISDKYGRKVGLTMCMMWVLYYGFLSAFSPAYGWVMVLRGLVGFGIGGAPQSVTLYSEFLPRKSRATCVMLIEIFWAIGAVFEVLLAIWIMPTMGWRWLLGLSTAPLVVFVTFCFWLPESPRFDVLSGNMENAMKTLRLIAADNGKTMPLGKLIANKQEERGRIRDLLTPQYRRTTLLLWFIWFANAFSYYGLVLLTTELFQAGDACGVITKGAKTEPKCNLECKYLTLDDYKDLLWTTLAEFPGLFLTLFVIDRIGRKKSMAMCFLMFSVCILPLYACVGRVALTVFIFIARAFITGGFQVAYVYTPEVYPTATRALGIGTCSGMARGGALLTPFVSQVLLKKSVYLTLSVYCILCLLATGASMLLPIETTGLGLQESSRITAGQEEMKTGQMSNGSEASPTHTSYGSSYNS; encoded by the exons ATGAGCAACTGGGGGAAAACATCCAACATAAGTTACCAGCAATGGAGGGATCCTGAAATCAG TGTGGTGACGTTTCGAGGTACAGCGGGAGACAGTCTGCGTCACGATGAGGAGGATCAGTGTGGAGACTATGAGGTCTACACCACGGGGATGCAGACTGTGGACCTTGGGGAgcgcaggacaggacaggaccccACTGAAG ATACCTTTACAGTGGAGGATGCAGTGGAGGCCATTGGCTTTGGAAAGTTTCAGTGGAAGCTTTCTATCCTTACTGGACTGTCATGG ATGGCGGACGCCATGGAGATGATGATCCTGAGCATCATATCCCCTCAGTTGCACTGTGAGTGGATGCTGCCCAGCTGGAAGGTGGCTATGCTAACATCG GTGGTGTTCATTGGGATGATGTTCAGCTCGACTCTATGGGGAAATATATCTGACAAGTACGGCAGAAAAGTA GGCCTGACGATGTGTATGATGTGGGTCCTATACTACGGCTTCCTCAGTGCCTTTTCCCCGGCGTATGGCTGGGTCATGGTGCTGCGCGGCCTGGTGGGCTTTGGCATCGGAGGAGCCCCACAGTC GGTGACGTTGTACTCTGAGTTCCTCCCAAGGAAGTCAAGGGCCACCTGCGTTATGCTGATTGAG ATATTCTGGGCCATAGGCGCTGTGTTTGAGGTCCTTCTGGCCATCTGGATCATGCCTACCATGGGCTGGCGGTGGCTGCTTGGCCTGTCTACTGCACCCCTGGTGGTCTTTGTTACCTTCTGTTTT TGGCTGCCTGAGAGCCCCCGCTTTGATGTGCTTTCGGGAAACATGGAAAATGCTATGAAAACGTTAAGACTCATCGCTGCTGACAATGGGAAGACCATGCCTCTTGGGAAGCTTATTGCCAATAAACAG GAGGAGCGTGGTAGGATCCGAGATCTCTTAACTCCTCAATATCGCAGAACCACTCTTCTCCTGTGGTTTATATG GTTTGCCAATGCCTTCTCCTACTATGGCCTGGTCCTCCTGACCACTGAGCTATTCCAGGCAGGAGACGCGTGTGGTG TCATCACCAAAGGTGCAAAGACTGAGCCAAAGTGCAACCTGGAATGCAAATACTTGACGTTAGATGACTACAAAGACCTACTCTGGACCACCTTAGCTGAATTTCCAG GTCTTTTTTTGACATTGTTTGTGATCGATCGGATTGGCAGGAAGAAAAGCATGGCAATGTGTTTCCTGATGTTCTCTGTGTGCATTCTGCCCCTGTACGCTTGTGTTGGAAG GGTAGCTCTGACAGTCTTCATCTTCATTGCCAGAGCATTCATCACTGGGGGATTCCAAGTTGCTTATGTCTACACACCCGAG GTATATCCTACAGCCACCAGAGCTCTGGGCATCGGGACCTGCAGTGGCATGGCCAGGGGGGGTGCCCTTCTAACTCCCTTTGTGTCACAG GTGCTGCTCAAGAAGTCTGTGTACCTCACACTGTCTGTATACTGCATCCTTTGCCTGCTGGCCACAGGAGCGTCCATGCTGTTGCCCATTGAGACTACAGGCCTGGGCCTGCAGGAGTCTAGTCGAATCACAGCCGGTCAGGAGGAGATGAAAACAGGTCAGATGTCAAATGGCTCTGAGGCTTCACCAACGCACACCAGCTATGGATCATCCTATAACAGCTGA
- the LOC139544491 gene encoding synaptic vesicle 2-related protein-like isoform X5 — translation MSNWGKTSNISYQQWRDPEISVVTFRGTAGDSLRHDEEDQCGDYEVYTTGMQTVDLGERRTGQDPTEDTFTVEDAVEAIGFGKFQWKLSILTGLSWMADAMEMMILSIISPQLHCEWMLPSWKVAMLTSVVFIGMMFSSTLWGNISDKYGRKVGLTMCMMWVLYYGFLSAFSPAYGWVMVLRGLVGFGIGGAPQSVTLYSEFLPRKSRATCVMLIEIFWAIGAVFEVLLAIWIMPTMGWRWLLGLSTAPLVVFVTFCFWLPESPRFDVLSGNMENAMKTLRLIAADNGKTMPLGKLIANKQQEERGRIRDLLTPQYRRTTLLLWFIWFANAFSYYGLVLLTTELFQAGDACGVITKGAKTEPKCNLECKYLTLDDYKDLLWTTLAEFPGLFLTLFVIDRIGRKKSMAMCFLMFSVCILPLYACVGRAFITGGFQVAYVYTPEPPELWASGPAVAWPGGVPF, via the exons ATGAGCAACTGGGGGAAAACATCCAACATAAGTTACCAGCAATGGAGGGATCCTGAAATCAG TGTGGTGACGTTTCGAGGTACAGCGGGAGACAGTCTGCGTCACGATGAGGAGGATCAGTGTGGAGACTATGAGGTCTACACCACGGGGATGCAGACTGTGGACCTTGGGGAgcgcaggacaggacaggaccccACTGAAG ATACCTTTACAGTGGAGGATGCAGTGGAGGCCATTGGCTTTGGAAAGTTTCAGTGGAAGCTTTCTATCCTTACTGGACTGTCATGG ATGGCGGACGCCATGGAGATGATGATCCTGAGCATCATATCCCCTCAGTTGCACTGTGAGTGGATGCTGCCCAGCTGGAAGGTGGCTATGCTAACATCG GTGGTGTTCATTGGGATGATGTTCAGCTCGACTCTATGGGGAAATATATCTGACAAGTACGGCAGAAAAGTA GGCCTGACGATGTGTATGATGTGGGTCCTATACTACGGCTTCCTCAGTGCCTTTTCCCCGGCGTATGGCTGGGTCATGGTGCTGCGCGGCCTGGTGGGCTTTGGCATCGGAGGAGCCCCACAGTC GGTGACGTTGTACTCTGAGTTCCTCCCAAGGAAGTCAAGGGCCACCTGCGTTATGCTGATTGAG ATATTCTGGGCCATAGGCGCTGTGTTTGAGGTCCTTCTGGCCATCTGGATCATGCCTACCATGGGCTGGCGGTGGCTGCTTGGCCTGTCTACTGCACCCCTGGTGGTCTTTGTTACCTTCTGTTTT TGGCTGCCTGAGAGCCCCCGCTTTGATGTGCTTTCGGGAAACATGGAAAATGCTATGAAAACGTTAAGACTCATCGCTGCTGACAATGGGAAGACCATGCCTCTTGGGAAGCTTATTGCCAATAAACAG CAGGAGGAGCGTGGTAGGATCCGAGATCTCTTAACTCCTCAATATCGCAGAACCACTCTTCTCCTGTGGTTTATATG GTTTGCCAATGCCTTCTCCTACTATGGCCTGGTCCTCCTGACCACTGAGCTATTCCAGGCAGGAGACGCGTGTGGTG TCATCACCAAAGGTGCAAAGACTGAGCCAAAGTGCAACCTGGAATGCAAATACTTGACGTTAGATGACTACAAAGACCTACTCTGGACCACCTTAGCTGAATTTCCAG GTCTTTTTTTGACATTGTTTGTGATCGATCGGATTGGCAGGAAGAAAAGCATGGCAATGTGTTTCCTGATGTTCTCTGTGTGCATTCTGCCCCTGTACGCTTGTGTTGGAAG AGCATTCATCACTGGGGGATTCCAAGTTGCTTATGTCTACACACCCGAG CCACCAGAGCTCTGGGCATCGGGACCTGCAGTGGCATGGCCAGGGGGGGTGCCCTTCTAA
- the LOC139544491 gene encoding synaptic vesicle 2-related protein-like isoform X4: protein MSNWGKTSNISYQQWRDPEISVVTFRGTAGDSLRHDEEDQCGDYEVYTTGMQTVDLGERRTGQDPTEDTFTVEDAVEAIGFGKFQWKLSILTGLSWMADAMEMMILSIISPQLHCEWMLPSWKVAMLTSVVFIGMMFSSTLWGNISDKYGRKVGLTMCMMWVLYYGFLSAFSPAYGWVMVLRGLVGFGIGGAPQSVTLYSEFLPRKSRATCVMLIEIFWAIGAVFEVLLAIWIMPTMGWRWLLGLSTAPLVVFVTFCFWLPESPRFDVLSGNMENAMKTLRLIAADNGKTMPLGKLIANKQQEERGRIRDLLTPQYRRTTLLLWFIWFANAFSYYGLVLLTTELFQAGDACGVITKGAKTEPKCNLECKYLTLDDYKDLLWTTLAEFPGLFLTLFVIDRIGRKKSMAMCFLMFSVCILPLYACVGRVALTVFIFIARAFITGGFQVAYVYTPEPPELWASGPAVAWPGGVPF from the exons ATGAGCAACTGGGGGAAAACATCCAACATAAGTTACCAGCAATGGAGGGATCCTGAAATCAG TGTGGTGACGTTTCGAGGTACAGCGGGAGACAGTCTGCGTCACGATGAGGAGGATCAGTGTGGAGACTATGAGGTCTACACCACGGGGATGCAGACTGTGGACCTTGGGGAgcgcaggacaggacaggaccccACTGAAG ATACCTTTACAGTGGAGGATGCAGTGGAGGCCATTGGCTTTGGAAAGTTTCAGTGGAAGCTTTCTATCCTTACTGGACTGTCATGG ATGGCGGACGCCATGGAGATGATGATCCTGAGCATCATATCCCCTCAGTTGCACTGTGAGTGGATGCTGCCCAGCTGGAAGGTGGCTATGCTAACATCG GTGGTGTTCATTGGGATGATGTTCAGCTCGACTCTATGGGGAAATATATCTGACAAGTACGGCAGAAAAGTA GGCCTGACGATGTGTATGATGTGGGTCCTATACTACGGCTTCCTCAGTGCCTTTTCCCCGGCGTATGGCTGGGTCATGGTGCTGCGCGGCCTGGTGGGCTTTGGCATCGGAGGAGCCCCACAGTC GGTGACGTTGTACTCTGAGTTCCTCCCAAGGAAGTCAAGGGCCACCTGCGTTATGCTGATTGAG ATATTCTGGGCCATAGGCGCTGTGTTTGAGGTCCTTCTGGCCATCTGGATCATGCCTACCATGGGCTGGCGGTGGCTGCTTGGCCTGTCTACTGCACCCCTGGTGGTCTTTGTTACCTTCTGTTTT TGGCTGCCTGAGAGCCCCCGCTTTGATGTGCTTTCGGGAAACATGGAAAATGCTATGAAAACGTTAAGACTCATCGCTGCTGACAATGGGAAGACCATGCCTCTTGGGAAGCTTATTGCCAATAAACAG CAGGAGGAGCGTGGTAGGATCCGAGATCTCTTAACTCCTCAATATCGCAGAACCACTCTTCTCCTGTGGTTTATATG GTTTGCCAATGCCTTCTCCTACTATGGCCTGGTCCTCCTGACCACTGAGCTATTCCAGGCAGGAGACGCGTGTGGTG TCATCACCAAAGGTGCAAAGACTGAGCCAAAGTGCAACCTGGAATGCAAATACTTGACGTTAGATGACTACAAAGACCTACTCTGGACCACCTTAGCTGAATTTCCAG GTCTTTTTTTGACATTGTTTGTGATCGATCGGATTGGCAGGAAGAAAAGCATGGCAATGTGTTTCCTGATGTTCTCTGTGTGCATTCTGCCCCTGTACGCTTGTGTTGGAAG GGTAGCTCTGACAGTCTTCATCTTCATTGCCAGAGCATTCATCACTGGGGGATTCCAAGTTGCTTATGTCTACACACCCGAG CCACCAGAGCTCTGGGCATCGGGACCTGCAGTGGCATGGCCAGGGGGGGTGCCCTTCTAA
- the LOC139544491 gene encoding synaptic vesicle 2-related protein-like isoform X1, which produces MSNWGKTSNISYQQWRDPEISVVTFRGTAGDSLRHDEEDQCGDYEVYTTGMQTVDLGERRTGQDPTEDTFTVEDAVEAIGFGKFQWKLSILTGLSWMADAMEMMILSIISPQLHCEWMLPSWKVAMLTSVVFIGMMFSSTLWGNISDKYGRKVGLTMCMMWVLYYGFLSAFSPAYGWVMVLRGLVGFGIGGAPQSVTLYSEFLPRKSRATCVMLIEIFWAIGAVFEVLLAIWIMPTMGWRWLLGLSTAPLVVFVTFCFWLPESPRFDVLSGNMENAMKTLRLIAADNGKTMPLGKLIANKQQEERGRIRDLLTPQYRRTTLLLWFIWFANAFSYYGLVLLTTELFQAGDACGVITKGAKTEPKCNLECKYLTLDDYKDLLWTTLAEFPGLFLTLFVIDRIGRKKSMAMCFLMFSVCILPLYACVGRVALTVFIFIARAFITGGFQVAYVYTPEVYPTATRALGIGTCSGMARGGALLTPFVSQVLLKKSVYLTLSVYCILCLLATGASMLLPIETTGLGLQESSRITAGQEEMKTGQMSNGSEASPTHTSYGSSYNS; this is translated from the exons ATGAGCAACTGGGGGAAAACATCCAACATAAGTTACCAGCAATGGAGGGATCCTGAAATCAG TGTGGTGACGTTTCGAGGTACAGCGGGAGACAGTCTGCGTCACGATGAGGAGGATCAGTGTGGAGACTATGAGGTCTACACCACGGGGATGCAGACTGTGGACCTTGGGGAgcgcaggacaggacaggaccccACTGAAG ATACCTTTACAGTGGAGGATGCAGTGGAGGCCATTGGCTTTGGAAAGTTTCAGTGGAAGCTTTCTATCCTTACTGGACTGTCATGG ATGGCGGACGCCATGGAGATGATGATCCTGAGCATCATATCCCCTCAGTTGCACTGTGAGTGGATGCTGCCCAGCTGGAAGGTGGCTATGCTAACATCG GTGGTGTTCATTGGGATGATGTTCAGCTCGACTCTATGGGGAAATATATCTGACAAGTACGGCAGAAAAGTA GGCCTGACGATGTGTATGATGTGGGTCCTATACTACGGCTTCCTCAGTGCCTTTTCCCCGGCGTATGGCTGGGTCATGGTGCTGCGCGGCCTGGTGGGCTTTGGCATCGGAGGAGCCCCACAGTC GGTGACGTTGTACTCTGAGTTCCTCCCAAGGAAGTCAAGGGCCACCTGCGTTATGCTGATTGAG ATATTCTGGGCCATAGGCGCTGTGTTTGAGGTCCTTCTGGCCATCTGGATCATGCCTACCATGGGCTGGCGGTGGCTGCTTGGCCTGTCTACTGCACCCCTGGTGGTCTTTGTTACCTTCTGTTTT TGGCTGCCTGAGAGCCCCCGCTTTGATGTGCTTTCGGGAAACATGGAAAATGCTATGAAAACGTTAAGACTCATCGCTGCTGACAATGGGAAGACCATGCCTCTTGGGAAGCTTATTGCCAATAAACAG CAGGAGGAGCGTGGTAGGATCCGAGATCTCTTAACTCCTCAATATCGCAGAACCACTCTTCTCCTGTGGTTTATATG GTTTGCCAATGCCTTCTCCTACTATGGCCTGGTCCTCCTGACCACTGAGCTATTCCAGGCAGGAGACGCGTGTGGTG TCATCACCAAAGGTGCAAAGACTGAGCCAAAGTGCAACCTGGAATGCAAATACTTGACGTTAGATGACTACAAAGACCTACTCTGGACCACCTTAGCTGAATTTCCAG GTCTTTTTTTGACATTGTTTGTGATCGATCGGATTGGCAGGAAGAAAAGCATGGCAATGTGTTTCCTGATGTTCTCTGTGTGCATTCTGCCCCTGTACGCTTGTGTTGGAAG GGTAGCTCTGACAGTCTTCATCTTCATTGCCAGAGCATTCATCACTGGGGGATTCCAAGTTGCTTATGTCTACACACCCGAG GTATATCCTACAGCCACCAGAGCTCTGGGCATCGGGACCTGCAGTGGCATGGCCAGGGGGGGTGCCCTTCTAACTCCCTTTGTGTCACAG GTGCTGCTCAAGAAGTCTGTGTACCTCACACTGTCTGTATACTGCATCCTTTGCCTGCTGGCCACAGGAGCGTCCATGCTGTTGCCCATTGAGACTACAGGCCTGGGCCTGCAGGAGTCTAGTCGAATCACAGCCGGTCAGGAGGAGATGAAAACAGGTCAGATGTCAAATGGCTCTGAGGCTTCACCAACGCACACCAGCTATGGATCATCCTATAACAGCTGA
- the LOC139544491 gene encoding synaptic vesicle 2-related protein-like isoform X3 translates to MSNWGKTSNISYQQWRDPEISVVTFRGTAGDSLRHDEEDQCGDYEVYTTGMQTVDLGERRTGQDPTEDTFTVEDAVEAIGFGKFQWKLSILTGLSWMADAMEMMILSIISPQLHCEWMLPSWKVAMLTSVVFIGMMFSSTLWGNISDKYGRKVGLTMCMMWVLYYGFLSAFSPAYGWVMVLRGLVGFGIGGAPQSVTLYSEFLPRKSRATCVMLIEIFWAIGAVFEVLLAIWIMPTMGWRWLLGLSTAPLVVFVTFCFWLPESPRFDVLSGNMENAMKTLRLIAADNGKTMPLGKLIANKQQEERGRIRDLLTPQYRRTTLLLWFIWFANAFSYYGLVLLTTELFQAGDACGVITKGAKTEPKCNLECKYLTLDDYKDLLWTTLAEFPGLFLTLFVIDRIGRKKSMAMCFLMFSVCILPLYACVGRAFITGGFQVAYVYTPEVYPTATRALGIGTCSGMARGGALLTPFVSQVLLKKSVYLTLSVYCILCLLATGASMLLPIETTGLGLQESSRITAGQEEMKTGQMSNGSEASPTHTSYGSSYNS, encoded by the exons ATGAGCAACTGGGGGAAAACATCCAACATAAGTTACCAGCAATGGAGGGATCCTGAAATCAG TGTGGTGACGTTTCGAGGTACAGCGGGAGACAGTCTGCGTCACGATGAGGAGGATCAGTGTGGAGACTATGAGGTCTACACCACGGGGATGCAGACTGTGGACCTTGGGGAgcgcaggacaggacaggaccccACTGAAG ATACCTTTACAGTGGAGGATGCAGTGGAGGCCATTGGCTTTGGAAAGTTTCAGTGGAAGCTTTCTATCCTTACTGGACTGTCATGG ATGGCGGACGCCATGGAGATGATGATCCTGAGCATCATATCCCCTCAGTTGCACTGTGAGTGGATGCTGCCCAGCTGGAAGGTGGCTATGCTAACATCG GTGGTGTTCATTGGGATGATGTTCAGCTCGACTCTATGGGGAAATATATCTGACAAGTACGGCAGAAAAGTA GGCCTGACGATGTGTATGATGTGGGTCCTATACTACGGCTTCCTCAGTGCCTTTTCCCCGGCGTATGGCTGGGTCATGGTGCTGCGCGGCCTGGTGGGCTTTGGCATCGGAGGAGCCCCACAGTC GGTGACGTTGTACTCTGAGTTCCTCCCAAGGAAGTCAAGGGCCACCTGCGTTATGCTGATTGAG ATATTCTGGGCCATAGGCGCTGTGTTTGAGGTCCTTCTGGCCATCTGGATCATGCCTACCATGGGCTGGCGGTGGCTGCTTGGCCTGTCTACTGCACCCCTGGTGGTCTTTGTTACCTTCTGTTTT TGGCTGCCTGAGAGCCCCCGCTTTGATGTGCTTTCGGGAAACATGGAAAATGCTATGAAAACGTTAAGACTCATCGCTGCTGACAATGGGAAGACCATGCCTCTTGGGAAGCTTATTGCCAATAAACAG CAGGAGGAGCGTGGTAGGATCCGAGATCTCTTAACTCCTCAATATCGCAGAACCACTCTTCTCCTGTGGTTTATATG GTTTGCCAATGCCTTCTCCTACTATGGCCTGGTCCTCCTGACCACTGAGCTATTCCAGGCAGGAGACGCGTGTGGTG TCATCACCAAAGGTGCAAAGACTGAGCCAAAGTGCAACCTGGAATGCAAATACTTGACGTTAGATGACTACAAAGACCTACTCTGGACCACCTTAGCTGAATTTCCAG GTCTTTTTTTGACATTGTTTGTGATCGATCGGATTGGCAGGAAGAAAAGCATGGCAATGTGTTTCCTGATGTTCTCTGTGTGCATTCTGCCCCTGTACGCTTGTGTTGGAAG AGCATTCATCACTGGGGGATTCCAAGTTGCTTATGTCTACACACCCGAG GTATATCCTACAGCCACCAGAGCTCTGGGCATCGGGACCTGCAGTGGCATGGCCAGGGGGGGTGCCCTTCTAACTCCCTTTGTGTCACAG GTGCTGCTCAAGAAGTCTGTGTACCTCACACTGTCTGTATACTGCATCCTTTGCCTGCTGGCCACAGGAGCGTCCATGCTGTTGCCCATTGAGACTACAGGCCTGGGCCTGCAGGAGTCTAGTCGAATCACAGCCGGTCAGGAGGAGATGAAAACAGGTCAGATGTCAAATGGCTCTGAGGCTTCACCAACGCACACCAGCTATGGATCATCCTATAACAGCTGA